In Deinococcus planocerae, the following are encoded in one genomic region:
- a CDS encoding NUDIX domain-containing protein encodes MSYLSELRAVWGAAPLVSVGVSVLLQDDSGRVLLQRRGDDGLWGVPGGSLEPGESFLEAAHRELREETGLRCPDLALLPLTEGLISGPAMYHRYPNGHEIYLVGAQVYGTLPASALDHAAPDDSGETLDLAWFGLGDLPPLSGNINRVNLNALRARAGLPPLPLLPFPEPPPIGNHLLELRKLVGSRPLFAPGANVLVTDGRGYLLLLGHKGTGRWTLPGGSLEPGESFEACARRELREETGLSAAGLEPLRLHAGAEYRFTYPHGDVIDNISVLYRVESVTGELRSQESEIFDVAWFALDELPVEDELSGPLIQAMVQAWKEGRST; translated from the coding sequence ATGTCCTACCTGTCCGAACTGCGCGCGGTGTGGGGAGCGGCGCCCCTGGTCTCCGTGGGCGTGAGCGTCCTCCTTCAGGACGACTCCGGGCGGGTCCTCCTCCAGCGGCGGGGGGACGACGGTCTGTGGGGCGTGCCGGGCGGGAGCCTGGAGCCGGGCGAGAGCTTCCTGGAGGCCGCCCACCGTGAATTGCGCGAGGAGACGGGGTTGAGGTGCCCCGATCTCGCCTTGCTGCCGCTGACGGAGGGCCTGATCAGCGGCCCGGCGATGTACCACCGTTACCCGAACGGGCACGAGATCTACCTCGTCGGGGCGCAGGTGTACGGGACCCTGCCCGCCTCCGCCCTCGATCACGCCGCGCCGGACGACAGCGGGGAGACGCTGGACCTCGCGTGGTTCGGGCTCGGTGACCTGCCGCCCCTGAGCGGGAACATCAACCGGGTCAACCTGAACGCCCTGCGCGCCCGTGCGGGCCTGCCGCCCCTTCCCCTCCTTCCCTTCCCGGAGCCGCCGCCGATCGGGAATCACTTACTGGAGTTGAGGAAGTTAGTAGGCTCACGCCCCCTCTTCGCTCCCGGCGCGAACGTGCTGGTGACGGACGGGCGGGGCTACCTCCTGCTGCTCGGTCACAAGGGGACTGGCCGCTGGACCTTGCCGGGCGGCAGTCTGGAACCGGGCGAGAGCTTTGAGGCGTGTGCCCGGCGCGAACTGCGCGAGGAGACGGGGCTGAGTGCTGCCGGGCTGGAGCCCTTGCGCCTCCACGCCGGGGCGGAGTACCGCTTCACCTACCCGCACGGCGACGTGATCGACAACATCAGCGTCCTCTACCGCGTGGAGAGCGTGACGGGCGAGTTGCGGTCGCAGGAGAGCGAAATCTTCGACGTGGCCTGGTTCGCCCTCGACGAGTTGCCGGTCGAGGACGAGTTGAGCGGCCCACTCATCCAAGCGATGGTCCAGGCATGGAAAGAGGGCCGGAGCACGTAG
- a CDS encoding O-acetylhomoserine aminocarboxypropyltransferase/cysteine synthase family protein — MTDLRDAEPATEAQNTPAGTGGWGFETTAVQTGVARGLGQTVGIPIHQAAAFQFETLEQAQEEFQLNQGLSYARLQNPTVRALEERITALERGTATVALASGQAATFTAILSVCRAGDHVVSTGSLFGGSAGLLNNILPLMGVTATITENTPQAIEAAMQPQTRLVWAETIGNPAGDVPDLEAFAAIAHERGALLGIDNTWGGVGYLCRPLEHGADIVTHSLTKWAGGHGSVMGGSVTVGDRHDLTRNPIYTDGGESGLLSVRGEGALAWRQRWFGAHQLGMTLAPHNAFLLAQGLETLALRLGRESETALALATWLERHPRVGRVSYPGLPGSAHHALARRYLRGGFGAVLTFEVEDPAAFLARLRVLRIAPNLGDSRTLVVHPWTTTHGKMPEAARRAAGVSPHTIRMSVGLEDPQDLRADIEGALG; from the coding sequence ATGACCGACCTGCGCGACGCCGAACCAGCCACCGAGGCACAGAACACCCCCGCCGGGACGGGCGGCTGGGGCTTTGAGACGACCGCCGTGCAGACCGGCGTCGCGCGGGGGCTGGGCCAGACGGTCGGCATCCCCATCCACCAGGCCGCCGCCTTCCAGTTCGAGACGCTGGAGCAGGCGCAGGAGGAGTTCCAGCTCAATCAGGGCCTCAGCTACGCCCGGCTCCAGAATCCCACCGTCCGCGCGCTGGAGGAACGGATCACGGCGCTGGAGCGCGGCACGGCGACCGTCGCCCTCGCCAGCGGGCAGGCGGCGACCTTCACGGCGATCCTCAGCGTGTGCCGGGCGGGGGACCACGTCGTCTCCACGGGCAGCCTCTTCGGCGGCAGCGCGGGCCTGCTGAACAACATCCTCCCCCTGATGGGCGTCACGGCGACGATCACCGAGAACACGCCGCAGGCCATCGAGGCGGCCATGCAGCCGCAGACCCGCCTCGTCTGGGCCGAGACCATCGGCAACCCCGCCGGGGACGTGCCCGACCTGGAGGCCTTCGCGGCCATCGCCCATGAGCGGGGCGCCCTGCTCGGCATCGACAACACCTGGGGCGGCGTGGGCTACCTGTGCCGCCCGCTGGAGCACGGCGCCGACATCGTGACCCACTCCCTGACGAAGTGGGCGGGCGGCCACGGCAGCGTGATGGGCGGCAGCGTCACGGTGGGCGACCGACACGACCTGACGCGCAACCCGATCTACACCGACGGGGGCGAGAGCGGCCTCCTCAGCGTCCGGGGGGAAGGGGCCCTCGCGTGGCGGCAGCGCTGGTTTGGTGCCCACCAACTCGGCATGACGCTCGCGCCGCACAACGCCTTCCTGCTCGCGCAGGGGCTCGAAACGCTCGCCCTGCGCCTGGGCCGTGAGTCGGAGACGGCGCTGGCGCTGGCGACGTGGCTCGAACGTCACCCCCGCGTCGGTCGCGTCTCGTACCCGGGCCTGCCCGGCAGCGCGCACCACGCCCTCGCCCGCCGGTACCTGCGCGGCGGCTTCGGGGCCGTGCTGACCTTCGAGGTCGAGGACCCCGCCGCCTTCCTCGCCCGGCTGCGCGTGCTGCGGATCGCCCCCAACCTGGGAGACAGCCGCACCCTCGTCGTCCACCCCTGGACGACCACCCACGGCAAGATGCCTGAGGCCGCCCGCCGCGCCGCCGGGGTCAGCCCCCACACCATCCGCATGAGCGTCGGGCTGGAAGACCCCCAGGACCTGCGCGCCGACATCGAGGGGGCGCTGGGGTAG
- a CDS encoding TM2 domain-containing protein, whose amino-acid sequence MTKPEDPTPGHEPTPKSSVPSWVDEVLSAQPKPQPVNLSTPPQAEGDLRIPEASGPQPAPTPSPAEGSGDLRIPETPRPQPAPTVVTATARPHADEDDWIARSTGNAARNPTVPTGPQVVPPPTGGLQEWFQPTRSSDSAAPSSVPADIAQKRLIAGLLGIVFGSLGVHKFYLGMNTPGLIMLGANIGVWILAFLLGLITLGLGLIITVPLAGLISGAIGLLGLVEGILYLTKSDEEFYGQYVLGKKPWL is encoded by the coding sequence ATGACCAAGCCCGAAGACCCGACCCCCGGCCACGAACCCACCCCCAAGTCCAGCGTGCCGTCCTGGGTGGACGAGGTGCTGAGCGCCCAGCCGAAGCCCCAGCCCGTCAACCTCTCCACCCCCCCCCAGGCAGAGGGCGACCTGCGCATCCCGGAAGCCTCCGGCCCTCAGCCCGCGCCCACCCCTTCGCCCGCCGAGGGGAGTGGGGACCTCCGCATTCCCGAGACGCCCCGGCCCCAGCCCGCCCCCACCGTCGTCACGGCCACCGCGCGGCCCCACGCCGACGAGGACGACTGGATCGCCCGGAGCACGGGGAATGCGGCCAGGAATCCGACGGTGCCGACCGGGCCGCAGGTGGTTCCCCCACCGACGGGCGGCTTGCAGGAATGGTTCCAGCCGACGCGGAGCAGCGACTCCGCCGCGCCGTCGAGCGTGCCCGCCGACATCGCGCAAAAGCGGCTGATCGCGGGGCTGCTCGGCATCGTGTTCGGGAGCCTGGGGGTGCACAAGTTCTACCTAGGGATGAACACGCCCGGCCTGATCATGCTCGGCGCCAACATCGGCGTGTGGATTCTGGCCTTCTTGCTGGGCCTGATCACGCTGGGCCTCGGGCTGATCATCACCGTGCCGCTGGCGGGCCTGATCAGCGGCGCCATCGGGCTGCTCGGCCTCGTCGAGGGCATCCTCTACCTCACCAAGTCCGACGAGGAGTTCTACGGGCAGTACGTTCTCGGCAAGAAGCCCTGGCTCTGA
- a CDS encoding nicotinate phosphoribosyltransferase — translation MTLPHLDDQNLILDTDSYKSSHFLQYPPETTRLFSYLESRGGRYPATRFFGLQYLLDRYLTRRVTRENVEEARALIEAHGEPFPYEGWLRVVEVHGGRLPLEIRAVPEGTVVPIHNVLMSVTNTDPELPWLVGWFETMLMRVWYPTTVCTQSYHLREIIRAELEKTSDRAAEELPFKLHDFGSRGVSSRESAGIGGLAHLVNFLGSDTLEALRVARNHYGADVAGFSIPAAEHSTVTSWGQQCEAEAYRNMVRQFGKPGGIFAVVSDSYDLKHAINVHWGETLRREVKESGATLVVRPDSGDPPAMVRLAVNALAAKFGTTTNVLGFRVLKHVRVIQGDGIDETTIRQILQNLTVDGFSAENVAFGMGGALLQKVDRDTQKFAYKASAGIVGGEYRGIYKDPVTDPGKRSKDGVLDLVMENGRMVTRQYRTFDTDFPGSLMRTVYRDGEVLVRDTLERIRGRA, via the coding sequence ATGACGCTGCCGCACCTCGACGACCAGAACCTCATCCTCGACACCGACTCGTACAAGAGCAGCCACTTTCTCCAGTACCCGCCGGAGACGACGCGGCTGTTCTCCTACCTGGAGTCGCGCGGGGGGCGGTATCCGGCAACACGCTTTTTCGGGCTCCAGTACCTCCTCGACCGCTACCTGACGCGGCGGGTGACACGGGAGAACGTCGAAGAAGCCCGCGCGCTCATCGAGGCGCACGGCGAGCCCTTCCCCTACGAGGGCTGGCTGCGGGTGGTGGAGGTCCACGGCGGACGGCTGCCCCTCGAAATCCGCGCCGTGCCCGAGGGGACGGTGGTGCCCATCCACAACGTCCTGATGAGCGTGACGAACACCGACCCCGAGCTGCCGTGGCTCGTCGGGTGGTTCGAGACGATGCTCATGCGCGTTTGGTATCCAACGACCGTCTGCACCCAGAGCTACCACCTGCGCGAGATCATCCGCGCCGAGCTGGAGAAGACGAGCGACCGCGCCGCCGAGGAGCTGCCCTTCAAGCTGCACGACTTCGGCTCGCGGGGGGTGAGCAGCCGCGAGAGCGCGGGCATCGGGGGCCTCGCGCACCTCGTCAACTTCCTGGGCTCGGACACGCTGGAGGCGCTGCGGGTGGCGCGCAACCACTACGGGGCGGACGTGGCGGGCTTCTCGATCCCCGCTGCCGAGCACTCTACGGTCACGAGCTGGGGCCAGCAGTGCGAGGCCGAGGCGTACCGCAACATGGTCCGGCAGTTCGGCAAGCCGGGGGGCATCTTCGCGGTCGTCAGCGACTCGTACGACCTCAAGCACGCGATCAACGTCCACTGGGGCGAGACCCTGCGGCGGGAGGTCAAGGAGAGCGGCGCCACCCTCGTCGTCCGCCCTGACTCCGGCGATCCCCCCGCGATGGTGCGCCTCGCCGTGAACGCGCTGGCCGCCAAGTTCGGCACGACGACGAACGTCTTGGGCTTCCGGGTGCTCAAGCACGTCCGGGTGATTCAGGGGGACGGCATCGACGAGACGACCATCCGCCAGATTCTCCAGAACCTGACCGTGGACGGCTTCTCCGCCGAGAACGTGGCCTTCGGCATGGGCGGCGCGCTGCTGCAAAAGGTGGACCGCGACACCCAGAAGTTCGCCTACAAGGCCAGCGCGGGCATCGTCGGCGGCGAGTACCGGGGCATCTACAAGGACCCCGTGACCGACCCAGGCAAGCGCAGCAAGGACGGCGTGCTCGACCTCGTGATGGAGAATGGCCGCATGGTGACGCGGCAGTACAGAACCTTCGACACCGACTTCCCGGGCAGCTTGATGCGGACGGTGTACCGGGACGGGGAAGTGCTGGTGCGGGACACGTTGGAGCGGATAAGGGGGAGGGCGTAG
- a CDS encoding bifunctional nicotinamide-nucleotide adenylyltransferase/Nudix hydroxylase produces MTAPRDPALASPPPTRRRRTFGVYIGRFEPPHQAHLLVMLEALRSVQKLIVVIGSARAARNTKNPFTAEERQGVITAMLSEAGVARSRLLFVHVRDYFYNEGLWLSEVQRGVGEHTRGSSDVALIGHIKDESSYYLRSFPGWEFIPTHVISPLSATDVRKAYLEDRLEDVSGMVPPAVHAFLTTFRGTPEYAELRAEFDYLREYRAAWKDAPFPPVFVTADGVVTRSGHVLVVRRAGLPGRGRLAMPGGFLGQGESLLDCAVREVREETGLGEGVNLGAALRAQAVFDYPDRSQRGRTVTHAFHFDLGIGQLPILRAASDAADAFWLPLSEALAHPELFFEDHHAIIEHFLMRG; encoded by the coding sequence ATGACCGCCCCGCGCGACCCCGCCCTGGCCTCTCCCCCGCCCACCCGGCGCAGGCGCACCTTCGGCGTCTACATCGGGAGATTCGAGCCGCCCCACCAGGCCCATCTCCTCGTGATGCTCGAAGCCCTGAGGAGCGTGCAAAAGCTCATCGTGGTAATCGGGAGCGCCCGCGCCGCGCGGAACACCAAGAACCCCTTCACCGCGGAGGAACGCCAGGGGGTCATCACCGCCATGCTGAGCGAGGCGGGCGTGGCGCGCAGCCGCCTGCTGTTCGTCCACGTGCGCGACTACTTCTACAACGAGGGGCTGTGGCTCTCCGAGGTCCAGCGCGGCGTCGGCGAGCACACGCGCGGCAGCAGCGACGTGGCCCTGATCGGGCATATCAAGGACGAGAGCAGCTACTACCTGCGCTCCTTCCCCGGCTGGGAATTCATCCCCACCCACGTCATCAGCCCCCTCAGCGCGACCGACGTGCGGAAAGCCTACCTCGAGGACCGCCTGGAGGACGTGTCGGGCATGGTTCCGCCCGCCGTCCACGCCTTCCTGACCACCTTCCGGGGAACGCCCGAGTACGCCGAGCTGCGCGCCGAGTTCGACTACTTGCGCGAGTACCGCGCCGCGTGGAAGGACGCGCCCTTCCCGCCCGTCTTCGTCACGGCGGACGGGGTGGTGACCCGCAGCGGGCACGTCCTCGTCGTACGGCGGGCCGGGCTGCCGGGGCGCGGGCGGCTCGCCATGCCGGGCGGCTTCCTGGGGCAGGGCGAGAGCCTGCTCGACTGCGCCGTGCGCGAGGTCCGCGAGGAGACCGGGCTGGGCGAGGGCGTGAACCTCGGGGCGGCCCTGCGCGCCCAGGCCGTCTTCGACTACCCCGACCGCAGCCAGCGCGGGCGCACGGTCACCCACGCCTTCCACTTCGACCTCGGCATCGGCCAGCTTCCGATCCTGCGCGCCGCCAGCGACGCCGCCGACGCCTTCTGGCTGCCCCTCTCGGAAGCCCTCGCTCATCCCGAACTCTTCTTCGAGGACCACCACGCGATCATCGAACACTTCCTGATGCGCGGGTAA
- a CDS encoding YbjN domain-containing protein, producing MHRLGTSAAALLLTASLGAAQAGGAQPPAPGGGQVQAATPATVAATLREAGYTVTVNPVEGDDEPSLAVKAGDYELDVWFSGCKGTTCDRVTASTNWDYRDDEESLDTEFVNEWNGNFFTQAYVYEGGYYLDSTLTLRGGYTKVALRAWMEDYLGDVEDFEAELP from the coding sequence ATGCACAGACTCGGCACGTCCGCAGCGGCCCTTCTCCTCACCGCCAGCCTCGGCGCGGCCCAGGCCGGGGGGGCGCAACCTCCCGCGCCGGGCGGCGGACAGGTGCAGGCGGCCACACCCGCCACCGTCGCCGCTACCCTGCGCGAGGCGGGGTACACGGTCACCGTCAACCCGGTCGAGGGCGACGACGAGCCCAGCCTGGCGGTGAAGGCGGGCGACTACGAACTCGACGTGTGGTTCAGCGGCTGCAAGGGCACGACCTGCGACCGCGTGACCGCGAGCACCAACTGGGATTACCGCGATGACGAGGAGAGCCTCGACACCGAGTTCGTCAACGAGTGGAACGGCAATTTCTTCACCCAGGCCTACGTGTACGAGGGCGGCTACTACCTCGACAGCACCCTCACCCTGCGGGGGGGCTACACCAAGGTGGCCCTGAGAGCCTGGATGGAGGATTATCTCGGCGACGTGGAGGACTTTGAGGCCGAGCTGCCCTGA
- a CDS encoding methylglyoxal synthase: protein MTGAGAGPGAEAGAGGTRRQVALIAHDKKKLELALFALAHREVLARYHLVATGTTGGILQKQTGLNVERVLSGPLGGDQQIGARLAEERITAVFFFRDPLTAQPHEPDVTALVRLCDVHDVPLATNPASAEALVLWLRQQEAGPPA from the coding sequence ATGACCGGAGCGGGAGCAGGCCCAGGCGCGGAGGCAGGTGCAGGCGGCACGCGGCGGCAGGTCGCCCTGATCGCGCACGACAAGAAGAAGCTCGAACTCGCCCTCTTCGCGCTCGCTCACCGGGAGGTCCTGGCGCGCTACCACCTCGTCGCCACGGGCACGACGGGCGGCATCCTCCAGAAGCAGACCGGTTTGAACGTCGAGCGGGTGCTCTCGGGACCCCTCGGCGGCGACCAGCAGATCGGCGCCCGGCTCGCCGAGGAGCGCATTACCGCCGTCTTCTTCTTCCGCGACCCCCTCACCGCCCAGCCCCACGAGCCCGACGTGACGGCCCTGGTGCGGCTGTGCGACGTCCACGACGTGCCCCTCGCCACCAACCCCGCGAGCGCCGAGGCCCTGGTGCTGTGGCTCAGGCAGCAGGAGGCCGGGCCGCCCGCCTGA
- a CDS encoding PP2C family protein-serine/threonine phosphatase, with translation MCAAVTPPLSSGLLTDVGRQRDVNQDAALALDLPGGGLYAVADGMGGHAAGELAATVALDTLGQRYLGGRGQPPERLAEAVQAANLAVLRHAVGEYVGMGTTLLAVLIDRGAALIAHVGDSRAYLLRGGELHRLTDDHSWVAEQLRLGHLTEEEARDHQWRSVVNNALGGEERVRLELFGLPLRAGDRLLLCSDGLSGVLTDAELLDLLARPLPPDGTTRLLVDAANDAGGPDNITAVVVDVHRPGRLPRYTLPERQGDGPAYVDVLLSARRGSSPLTYLLLTVAYFTLLGVMLVPERRLLIGLVGALLLGGIITAQRVLRARQGHPLFRRSPLNRVLRPARSRPARFRRGS, from the coding sequence ATGTGCGCCGCCGTGACGCCCCCGCTGTCCTCCGGTCTGCTGACCGACGTGGGGCGGCAACGGGACGTCAATCAGGACGCGGCCCTGGCCCTCGATCTGCCGGGGGGCGGGCTGTACGCCGTGGCGGACGGCATGGGCGGGCACGCGGCGGGCGAACTCGCGGCGACGGTGGCGCTCGACACGCTGGGCCAGCGCTACCTCGGCGGGCGCGGCCAGCCTCCCGAGCGGCTCGCGGAGGCGGTGCAGGCGGCCAACCTCGCGGTGTTGCGGCACGCGGTCGGCGAGTACGTCGGCATGGGCACGACCCTGCTCGCCGTTCTCATCGACCGGGGCGCGGCCCTGATCGCGCACGTGGGCGACTCGCGGGCGTACCTGCTGCGCGGCGGGGAACTCCACCGCCTCACCGACGACCACTCCTGGGTGGCCGAGCAACTGCGGCTGGGGCACCTCACCGAGGAGGAAGCGCGCGACCACCAGTGGCGCAGCGTGGTGAACAACGCGCTCGGCGGCGAGGAGCGGGTGCGGCTCGAACTCTTCGGCCTGCCCCTGCGCGCGGGAGACCGCCTGCTGCTGTGCAGCGACGGCCTGAGCGGGGTGCTCACCGACGCCGAACTCCTCGACCTGCTCGCGCGGCCCCTGCCGCCCGACGGGACGACGCGCCTGCTCGTGGACGCCGCGAACGACGCGGGGGGCCCCGACAACATCACCGCCGTGGTCGTGGACGTGCACCGCCCCGGTCGCCTGCCGCGCTACACCCTCCCCGAGCGGCAGGGGGACGGGCCCGCCTACGTGGACGTGCTCCTGAGCGCCCGGCGGGGCAGCAGTCCGCTGACCTACCTGCTGCTCACGGTCGCCTATTTCACTCTGCTCGGGGTGATGCTCGTTCCCGAGCGCCGCCTGTTGATCGGCCTCGTCGGCGCCCTGCTGCTGGGGGGGATCATCACCGCCCAGCGGGTGCTGCGGGCCCGGCAGGGCCATCCCCTCTTCCGGCGCTCGCCCCTGAACCGCGTTCTGCGCCCGGCCCGCTCCCGCCCGGCCCGCTTTCGGCGCGGGAGTTAG
- a CDS encoding RidA family protein, whose translation MKDIVETAGAPAAIGPYSQATVLGTLVFTSGQIPLRPDGTLVEGGVEVQTRQVLDNLRAVLAAAGTDLARVVKTTVFLADMNEFSTMNAVYAEYFDAPYPARSTVQVARLPRDVRVEIEVVAERE comes from the coding sequence ATGAAAGACATCGTGGAGACCGCGGGCGCGCCCGCCGCCATCGGCCCGTACAGCCAGGCCACCGTGCTCGGCACCCTCGTGTTCACGAGCGGCCAGATTCCGCTGCGGCCCGACGGCACCCTGGTCGAGGGCGGCGTCGAGGTCCAGACCCGGCAGGTGCTCGACAACCTGCGGGCCGTGCTCGCCGCCGCCGGAACGGACCTCGCCCGGGTGGTCAAGACCACCGTGTTTCTCGCCGACATGAACGAGTTCTCCACCATGAACGCCGTGTACGCCGAGTATTTCGACGCTCCCTACCCGGCCCGCTCGACGGTGCAGGTGGCCCGCTTGCCCCGCGACGTGCGGGTGGAGATCGAGGTCGTCGCCGAGCGGGAGTGA
- a CDS encoding PSP1 domain-containing protein, translating to MLSQEPHAVGTRVVVQGKRGLEVATVRGEASPPDPQGRYGTVLRAAGPEDLARWDDLFRQGEDLKWLLRARARERRLPVKLVAVEFTLDESLVTVSYSAEDRIELGSLIQDLRSHTRARVNFAAVGPREQAQMIGTLGACGRENCSSSHLQEFAPVSIRMARDQQLPLNPEKLSGPCGRLLCCLQYEHTQYLDLLGDLPRKNARVCHEGSGACGKVTKLHPLTGTVDVHTEQGMMLGVPAAELRRMPDAPQGKGKNAEA from the coding sequence ATGCTCAGCCAAGAGCCGCACGCGGTGGGCACCCGCGTCGTCGTGCAGGGCAAGCGCGGCCTGGAGGTCGCCACCGTGCGCGGGGAAGCCTCCCCCCCCGACCCGCAGGGCCGCTACGGCACGGTGCTGCGCGCGGCTGGCCCCGAGGACCTCGCCCGCTGGGACGACCTCTTCCGCCAGGGCGAGGACCTGAAGTGGCTGCTGCGCGCCCGCGCCCGCGAGCGGCGGCTGCCCGTCAAGCTCGTCGCCGTCGAATTCACCCTCGACGAGAGCCTCGTGACGGTGAGCTACAGCGCCGAGGACCGCATCGAACTCGGCAGCCTGATTCAGGACCTCAGGTCACACACCCGCGCCCGGGTGAACTTCGCGGCGGTGGGCCCGCGCGAGCAGGCGCAGATGATCGGCACGCTGGGGGCCTGCGGGCGCGAGAACTGCTCGTCCAGCCACCTCCAGGAGTTCGCGCCCGTCAGCATCCGCATGGCGCGCGACCAGCAGCTTCCCCTCAACCCCGAAAAGCTCTCCGGCCCCTGCGGGCGGCTGCTGTGCTGCTTGCAATACGAGCACACCCAGTACCTCGACCTCCTGGGGGACCTGCCCCGCAAGAACGCCCGCGTCTGCCACGAGGGAAGCGGCGCGTGCGGCAAGGTCACCAAGCTCCATCCCCTCACCGGGACGGTGGACGTGCACACCGAACAGGGCATGATGCTGGGCGTGCCCGCCGCCGAGCTGCGCCGGATGCCCGACGCGCCGCAGGGCAAGGGCAAGAACGCCGAGGCGTGA
- a CDS encoding aminopeptidase: protein MFEEKLRNYARLAVRVGLGVREGQRVLVQAPVDTAPLARLIVREAYAAGASFVDVRWDDDDVQLARFSLAPEGSFDGLSRWRVDAEKETAEAGGAVIAIRATNPNLYANVDPARVTTHQRALAAYRKPYTEQVMTNRLNWNLISAPVPEWAALMFPGVSQEEAVQRQWDAIFAATRADQPDPVEAWQSHLADLKRRRETLTGRQYAALHFRGGETDLTVGLAEDHIWGGGAADTPGGITFTANIPTEEVWTAPHRERVDGVVVSTKPLSYNGVLIEGIRIRFEGGRVVEATARQGQETLRQMIDTDEGSHRLGEVALVPHSSPISRSGLFFFNTLYDENAASHIAIGNAYRFNVKGGVDMSVEEFNARGGNDSLTHVDWMIGSGEIDVDGITKDGGREAVMRGGEFVI, encoded by the coding sequence ATGTTCGAGGAGAAGCTGCGGAATTACGCGCGGCTGGCGGTGCGGGTGGGTCTCGGCGTGCGGGAGGGGCAGCGCGTTCTGGTGCAGGCCCCGGTGGACACGGCGCCGCTCGCCCGACTGATCGTGCGCGAGGCGTACGCGGCGGGCGCGAGCTTTGTCGACGTGCGCTGGGACGACGACGACGTGCAGCTCGCCCGCTTCTCGCTGGCGCCGGAGGGGTCCTTCGACGGGCTCAGCCGCTGGCGGGTGGACGCCGAGAAGGAGACGGCGGAGGCGGGCGGGGCCGTCATCGCCATCCGCGCGACCAACCCCAACCTCTACGCGAACGTGGACCCGGCGCGGGTGACCACCCACCAGCGCGCGCTCGCCGCCTACCGCAAGCCCTATACCGAGCAGGTGATGACCAACCGCCTCAACTGGAACCTGATCTCCGCTCCCGTGCCCGAGTGGGCGGCGCTGATGTTCCCCGGCGTCTCCCAGGAGGAGGCCGTTCAGCGGCAGTGGGACGCCATCTTCGCCGCCACCCGCGCCGACCAGCCCGACCCGGTGGAGGCCTGGCAGAGCCACCTCGCCGACCTGAAGCGTCGCCGCGAGACCCTGACCGGGCGGCAGTACGCGGCCCTGCACTTCCGGGGCGGGGAGACCGACCTCACCGTGGGGCTGGCCGAGGACCACATCTGGGGCGGCGGCGCGGCGGACACTCCAGGCGGCATCACCTTCACGGCGAACATCCCGACCGAGGAGGTGTGGACCGCCCCCCACCGTGAGCGGGTGGACGGGGTGGTCGTGAGCACCAAGCCTCTGTCGTACAACGGCGTGCTCATCGAGGGCATCCGCATCCGCTTCGAGGGCGGGCGGGTGGTGGAGGCGACCGCCCGGCAGGGCCAGGAGACCCTGCGTCAGATGATCGACACCGACGAGGGCAGCCACCGCCTCGGCGAGGTCGCGCTCGTGCCCCACTCCAGCCCGATCAGCCGCTCGGGCCTGTTCTTCTTCAACACCCTCTACGACGAGAACGCCGCCTCCCACATCGCCATCGGCAACGCCTACCGCTTCAACGTGAAGGGCGGGGTGGACATGAGCGTGGAGGAATTCAATGCGAGGGGCGGCAACGACAGCCTCACCCACGTGGACTGGATGATCGGCTCGGGCGAGATCGACGTGGACGGGATCACGAAGGACGGCGGACGCGAGGCGGTGATGCGGGGAGGGGAGTTCGTGATCTGA